The Dictyoglomus sp. NZ13-RE01 genome window below encodes:
- a CDS encoding ABC transporter permease, with the protein MRKRLFGDEGVLTPYLYLLPHAIFFSIFALYPVFKGLWISLHKWDILSGEKRFVGLKNYIDIFLVRNVPAQYYWEALWNTIQFVIYSVPFLVGIALILALLVNSAKKGRGFFRTIFFLPTALTVSVVAVIWRWIFNYESGLLNYILYSLFRIKNIPWLTQQPGAWISIVVATVWWTVGWNMVYFIIGIQNIPEELYEAAKIDGAGWWQSFRYITLPSLKPIALFIFITTIIASFNLFGQPQLMTGGGPGRSTVTVMLHIYNEGFGTNLRMGSASAMAYLTAFVMIIVTFLQVRLFTRGE; encoded by the coding sequence ATGAGAAAAAGGCTATTTGGAGATGAGGGAGTTTTAACTCCTTATTTATATCTTCTTCCACATGCTATATTCTTTTCTATTTTTGCCCTTTATCCTGTTTTTAAAGGGCTTTGGATTAGTCTTCATAAATGGGATATATTAAGTGGCGAAAAAAGATTTGTAGGATTAAAAAACTATATAGATATTTTTTTAGTGAGGAATGTACCTGCTCAGTATTATTGGGAAGCTCTCTGGAATACTATTCAGTTTGTTATTTATAGTGTACCATTCTTAGTGGGTATAGCTCTTATTCTTGCATTGTTAGTAAATTCTGCAAAGAAAGGAAGAGGATTTTTTAGGACTATCTTTTTTCTTCCCACTGCATTGACTGTTTCTGTTGTTGCTGTTATTTGGAGATGGATATTTAATTATGAGTCTGGTCTTCTGAATTACATTCTTTATTCTCTTTTTAGAATTAAGAATATACCTTGGTTAACCCAGCAACCTGGTGCATGGATTTCTATCGTTGTAGCTACAGTATGGTGGACCGTAGGTTGGAACATGGTATATTTTATAATTGGCATTCAAAATATTCCAGAGGAACTTTATGAAGCGGCAAAAATTGATGGCGCAGGGTGGTGGCAGAGTTTTAGGTATATCACTTTGCCTTCTTTAAAACCTATCGCTCTTTTCATTTTTATAACTACAATTATAGCCTCTTTTAATCTTTTTGGACAACCACAATTAATGACTGGCGGAGGTCCAGGAAGAAGTACTGTTACTGTTATGTTGCATATTTATAATGAGGGATTTGGAACAAATTTAAGAATGGGATCTGCATCTGCAATGGCATATTTAACAGCTTTTGTGATGATAATAGTAACTTTCTTACAAGTACGATTATTTACTCGTGGTGAGTGA